The Methanospirillum lacunae nucleotide sequence TGGGACATACGCCTCCGTCATGCTTTGGACAAACGGTCTCATCCTTTCTGGGACAGATCCCTTCACTGCGACGCGAACATCCCAGAATTTCTATGGTTTTTCCATTTACAAGAGCGTCAATAACCTTTTTCCGGGCTTCATGAAGGTCTTTCCAGAGAGTTTTTCGGGAAATTCCCAGATTCTGGGCAGCTTCTTCCTGTTCAAGCCCCTCCAGGTCAACAAGGCGTAAAATTTCGACCTCATCAGGCCGAAGCAAAACCCGCAGTTTTTCATCCCAGATATCGCACTGAGGACCATAACACTTGAGCGGGCCGCACCCTATCGGTCCCCGCCTCCCCCGTGGTCTCCCCCGCCGTGGAGCATTCAGCTCATAATCATCTGGATCAACGGCCATGCTCATACATGGTCACTTCTTGTTTTTTTAGTACTCATCTGCGGCAACATGATAACCAGGGGATGAGTTTACCTCTTCATCGCTACACAACCAACAAGTCCGGGAGCTGCAAGGTGCCTTCACCACGATATATCCCCATGATAATGGCAGGAGAAATTAGCATACATATTACCCGGATACGGAGGCAGATGAAACAGTCGTGCAAGGAAGAATAAATTCTTCACAGATGAGCATTCTGGATTTAACTCACCATAAGACACGGAAGGTTATCTATCAATTCATACCACAAATCAGGCACAAACAAAGGATTGTTTTCATCATACCTGATCTTCCTGTTACCGAATGAATCCAGGGTATTATTTCTTTCCCACATTTTTTCTAAATGAGGTTGCAATTTCAATTTTACAGATAATATTTAAGCAAAAATATAATACTCAGGGAGTAACAAGCATAGTATCTGTAACAGATACGGGGGTACAGGGATGGACAGAGAAATCCGGATTAATAATTGGGTGAACCGAACAGATACATGTGAGGCACATTATCAGATTAACTTTCTTTATGATAGGAAATTCGATGTAAGGAGAATCAGTAGGTTTTCTTGCTATGTGCAGAGAACATACATCGGAGTTCGCGGGGTGGCATCATGAATATCAATCCCTCTCGGTTTTTTACCAGTTTGATCAGTGTCTGGATTGTTCTTGTCCTGGGTGGTTTAGCATCTGGGTCCGGAATCTCTTTTGAACCAGGTCACACCGGCCCTGATTACAACTTTTCCGGGAATTACTCATCCGGTCAGATTACCGTAACCGGAGCAGGTACATATTATCTCACTGATAATCTGACTGCTTCTTTATCAGAGTATGCAATACAGGTCAATACTTCTGATGTTATGGTGGACGGAAATCGAAAATCAGTCACCGGAACCGGAGAGAATGGGATCCGGAGTACACCCGAGGGCAATAATACCACAATTACTCAATTCAGTATGATAGCCGGGTTTGGAACCGCAATTTATTCACAGGGTACCGGGGGAGAAATATCTGATAATTCGGTATATAGCAACGGGTGTGCAATTGTTGTCAAAGGAACTGGCACTCTGGTCACCGGGAACAATGCCAGTAGTAACTCAGAGAACGGCATCTATGTGACCGGTAACAACGTACATATCACAGAAAATATTGTAAATGATAATACGTGGTCAGGAATCAACACCACAGGGCTGTATAATTATATCACCAGCAACCAGGTGAAAAATAATCTGAAGAATGGTATTGCTTGTCAGAATGATGCCATCATTACTGGAAATACGGTGACCGGCAATGTGAGAGATGGTATCCTGACATGGGATAATGCCACAATCTCTGAAAATACTGTGAGTGAGAATCAGAGATATGGCATGAAAACGACTAATAATGTAACTTTTTTGAAGAATACGGTCAATTACAATCATGAAGATGGTATCTTTACCGGTAAAAATGCGTATGTTTTTGGCAATGATATCTTCAATAACCTGGCATATGGCCTTTATGTAGGAAATTATGCCACTATTCTTGACAACAACATCTCAAGCAACGAGGAATATGGCCTTTATGCAGGGAATTACGCAAATATATCTGACAGTATTGTAAATGGAAATGCGTGGGGCGGTGTTGTAGCAGGAAATTATGCAGGAGTTTTAAATAATCTCGTCAACGGCAATCAGGGATCTGGCATTGATGTCTCAAATAATGCACAGGTTGTCAATAATACCGTATCAGATAACCTTGGCACTGGAGTTTTTTCCTTACATGGTGCAGAGATACACCACAATACTATAACCAACAACTATGATTGTGGTATCAACGGCTGGGGTACAGCAAATATCACAGACAATATGCTAAAAAATAGCACGTACGGTCTTTTCCTGCCAGATAACAGTGTCAATGTAAACGTTACGGAAAATACCATATCCGGATCCACTGATACAGGAATATATATCGATGGTGGTGGTTGGAACGCAGGATCTGGAAACATCTACAACAACAATCTCATAAATACCGTTTCAGTCGGAGGAACAGGATACCTGCCCTATTTCACCTGGACTAATCCAAAAGGGCCACAACCAGGAACAAATGTAATAGGAGGGCCATACATCGCTGGAAACTACTGGGGTAACCTGAATGGGACCGGCTGGTCAGATCTCCAGGAACCAAATGTATCCGGGTATTCTTCTATACCATATGAAATAGTCAGGGAGTCCGGGGTGTATGACACCGTACCACTCGTCAGATCACTCAATACCATCTCCTCAACCAATGATAAGTGGACGATCAACTATCCACATGGAAATATATCGTATCTGCATCTCTCGAACGCAACATACATAATACAGGCAAAACCTGGTGCCGATATTCTGAATGTCTCAATAGACAACGAACCAGTCGGACCGGTGAGTAACTGGACATTTAAAAATATCATTTCAGACCACTCCATCTCCTCTTCTGGACAACCGACACCCGGACAGGTGCATGCGTTCTTTGCACTGAATGCCACATGGGGATCAGCTCCACTCACGGTTGCGTTTACTAACCAATCTCTCGGCAGTCCGACCTCGTATTTCTGGAATTTCGGGGATGGGGACATTTCAACAGACCGGGATCCGGTTCACACATACACCACTCCGGGAGTGTATTCAGTCTCGCTGAAAGCATTCAATGACCAGACCGGGGGAATTGTGATGCTCAACAACGCAGTGACCGTGACTGCAGGAGATGTTCCCTCTCCCACTCCTACACCGGTGCCGGGAGAGATCACAGCAGCATTCTCAGCAGATCAGACAACCGGGGGTGCTCCCCTTCAAGTCCGGTTTACTGATCACTCAATTGGAAATCCGGCATCCTGGATATGGGATTTCGGGGACGGGAATCTTTCAACACTGCAGAACGTCACTCATACCTACTCATCCATGGGATCGTTTTCGGTGAGCCTGACTGCACAGAATGGTATATCAACAGGAAAACTCGTGAAAACAGGTTATATCATCATTACCTGACAATCAGCACCTGATATTACTCACTTTTTTTTGACACATTACCGGTATATTCAGAAAAAACCTGAAGTTTATACGTAGAGTTCTCATCGGGCTGATGTATTAGGTATGCATTCCAAATCTCCTGGCCGGTGAAACCAGGATATCAGTTTATATCAGTTGGAATCCAGGATACAGTCGAGGTTCCAGCCCGATATCAGAACGAACGTCCCATAACATTGATAACGATCACTTAACCCATCGATTCTAGATAATACCCGGAAACTTTTGTTCCCCCTGCATTATTATTTTTCAGATTCATTTCAAAAATAATAATAAGCTTTAATTTAGTATAACTAATTGTGATATATCATGCAATAAACTGTATAAGATACAACAAATTAGAATTTACTAGAATTATTTGCATTAATGAATCCTAAACATCATACCATACATGCAGGAGTATTATGAAAAAATTAGCATATCTGGTCATTCTGACCCTGTGCTGCAGTATCCTACCAGGGTTGGCACTCGCAGATTCTGATCTTGCATATGATCTCGGATCCAGGGCAGCCACGGTTGCGATGGACCTGCTCAAGTTCGAACCCGGCGACGAGAACATCCTTGCCCTTACGAATGCAGGTCATGCACTGATCAAAGGAGAGACAACTGAACGGGCACTTTCAGGCATAACTAATGTGACCGGCCTTCAGAATGGAAACGGGAACCTCTTCCAGGTGAACAGACCAAACTGGAAACCACTCTGGTTCTACTTCTACAATAAGAAGACCGGGCTTGCAGTCTACATGGAGGTCGATGCCACAACAAACAGCATAAAGGGTGAGGAACGTAAAGCTCTTGACGCTGACAAAGTATTCTCTCAGATCTCTTTGATGATGGTAGATCTTGACAAGATGCTTGCAAGGCCTGATGACGCAAATGTCACATTTAATAAGAAAAAATTCAGTGGCAATGAGTTCTCCCTGATTGGACTCTCAAACGTCTGGGCAAAGGGGGCCTCATATGACTTCATGAACGCTGCTGCATTCCATGACCACCTCTGCCCGGGTGTGACCTCTGGATACATGATCATCAAGTACATGGAGAAGAACCTCCCGATAACCAACGCATCCGAGACCTACATCGATATTGGATCTCCAAACTGGTGTAAAGAGGATGCTTTCCAGATGATCTGGGACTCCACTCCCGGAAAGAACAGCGAATTCGTGATGGCATTAAGTGCTGAAGATGAGGCAGCCCTTAAAGCAAAATACGGAACACGACCGGCAGGAATCATCATCCGCTGGAATGATGGGGCCAAGAAAGGAACAGGAATTGCTCTTGGGTTTGACTTTGACAAAGTCAGTGATGAGACAAGAGTTACAAACTGGACCGGACCCTCATGGGCTCCAAAACTGGTTGAGGACATCGGAATGATGCCGATGGTGGACAAAACCGAAGACTACATTACCACACTCAAAGAGTTCCCGGTTGATGAAGCAAACCTGACAAAACTGAAGACAGCAGGAAATAATCCCTACAAAGTGCTGGGGATGTTGTAAGGAGATACTAATCCACTATTTTTGAAGAGGAAAAACATGACACGATTATCGATTACTGTACCATGGAAAATTTTTACACTCATTGCACTGCTCGGACTGCTCGCAGTTCCGGCAGTGATGGCTGCAGCATCTACTGCTGACAAGACTGTTACCGATAGTTACGGACGAACAGTAACCGTTCCGTCAGAACCTAAGGAGGTTATCTGTTCAGGCTCCGGTTGTCTTCGGTACCTGACATATCTGGGAGCACAAAACCTCGCTGCCGGTGTTGACAGTATTGAGAAAGAACCTCAGAAGATGGATGCACGAGGATACGCACTTCTCAATCCCCAGTTCAAGGATCTTCCTCTCTTTGGTGAATACCGGGGAAAGGATGATCCTGAAAAGATTATTGCAATTAATCCCCAGTTGATCTTCAAGATCAGTTCATCCGGACAGGCTGACGCAGCAACAAAAGATGAAGCTGACAAGCTCTCTTCAAAGACGAGTATCCCGGTCATCATGATGCCATATGGATCACTTCGGACTGCAGAAGAACAGGAGCAGATGTTCAGCACCCTTCGCATTATGGGAGAAGCCACCGGGAAGCAGGACCGGGCAGAAGAACTGATCTCTTACATCAAGGATACTATCGCAGATCTACAGAGCAGGACCAAAGATATCCCTGAATCTGATCAGAAGACAGCCTATGTTGGTGGAGTCAGTTATGCAGGAGCTCATGGTATCATCTCAACTGAACCTGCATATCCGCCATTCCTCTGGGATAACATCAAGAATGTGGCAGGAAAGATGGGAACACAGCATGCTGATGTTGCCAAGGAAGCCATTGTAGACTGGGATCCAGATTATCTCTTCATGGATATCGGAACCATCCAAACCGACAATGAAGGAGGAATTGGTGAACTCAAAAATGATCCAGCCCTTGCCAGTCTGAAAGCAGTCAAGAACGGAAATGTCTACGGAGTTCTGCCATACAACTTCTACAGCACCAATTACGAGAATGTCCTGGCTGATGCCTATTATATCGGCAAGATTGTGTATCCAGACAAGTTTGCAGACATTGATCCACAGGCAAAAGCAGATGAGATCATGACCAAGTTCCTTGGATCATCTCCGCTTAAGGATATCAACTCCCAGTACAAGAACCTGGGACTGACCAAACTGACCATCTGAATCAGGAATGAAAAACTTCCTGATTACCCTCAATTTTTGGAGAAGAGTACATGCATCTTGCTGATGGAAAGTCTCCTGTTGATTATCTCTGTTACATAAAAACGAAAATTCTCTGCATTTGTGCAGGAATTGTACTGGTGTTCCTTCTTCTGATTCTCTCGATATCAGTTGGCGCTGTATCTATTCCTCCCGGAGAAGTATTATTCACTCTTCTGGGCCACAACGTGAGCTCAAAATGGGATACCATCATCTGGAACATCCGTCTTCCCCAGGCATTAACAGCAGTCGTAGCTGGCATAGGCCTCTCTGTTGCAGGAGTGGCAATGCAATCAATCCTGAGAAATCCCCTAGGTTCACCATTTACTCTTGGTATCTCAAATGCCGGGGCATTTGGTGCGGCTATGTCGGTTATCATTCTCGGATCCGGCCAGATGCATTCGACTGCTGCCAATGCTGTCACCATTAACAACCCGTATACCACGACCATCATGGCATTCATCTTCTGCATGATTGCAACCGGTATCATCCTGATGATCTCACATATCAGGGGAGCATCCCCGGAGGTGATGGTGCTCACCGGGGTGGCTCTCTCCTCGCTCTTTACTGCTGGTACCATGTTTCTGCAGTATTTTGCTTCAGACACACAGCTTGCAGCAGTAGTATTCTGGACATTTGGTGATGTCAGCAGGGCAAACTGGCCTGAACTCGGGCTTATGACAGTGCTCGTCACGCTCTCTACAACCTACTTTCTCGCAAATCGGTGGAATTACAACGCCATTGATGCAGGGAACGAGACTGCAAAAGGGCTCGGTGTGAATGTTGAGCGAGTCCGCATTATTGGAATGACTGTTTCAGCCCTGATTACGGCAGTGATAGTCGCATTCCTCGGCGTTATCGGATTTGTAGGTCTGGTTTGTCCCCACATGGTCCGGAGGATCATCGGGGATGACCAGCGGTTTCTGATTCCGGGATCATGCGTAATGGGAGGAATCCTTCTGCTTGCATCAGATACCGTGGCACGGCTTATCGTTGCCCCTTATGTACTCCCGGTGGCAGTTCTCACCGCGTTTATGGGAGCTCCGGCATTCATTTACCTCATCATCAGGGGGTACCGCAGATGATTCTCAATGCAGACGAACTGAAATTCCTGTACAGAAACAGAACCGTTCTTGAGAATGTCGCACTTGAAG carries:
- a CDS encoding FmdE family protein, with the translated sequence MKKLAYLVILTLCCSILPGLALADSDLAYDLGSRAATVAMDLLKFEPGDENILALTNAGHALIKGETTERALSGITNVTGLQNGNGNLFQVNRPNWKPLWFYFYNKKTGLAVYMEVDATTNSIKGEERKALDADKVFSQISLMMVDLDKMLARPDDANVTFNKKKFSGNEFSLIGLSNVWAKGASYDFMNAAAFHDHLCPGVTSGYMIIKYMEKNLPITNASETYIDIGSPNWCKEDAFQMIWDSTPGKNSEFVMALSAEDEAALKAKYGTRPAGIIIRWNDGAKKGTGIALGFDFDKVSDETRVTNWTGPSWAPKLVEDIGMMPMVDKTEDYITTLKEFPVDEANLTKLKTAGNNPYKVLGML
- a CDS encoding iron ABC transporter substrate-binding protein — translated: MTRLSITVPWKIFTLIALLGLLAVPAVMAAASTADKTVTDSYGRTVTVPSEPKEVICSGSGCLRYLTYLGAQNLAAGVDSIEKEPQKMDARGYALLNPQFKDLPLFGEYRGKDDPEKIIAINPQLIFKISSSGQADAATKDEADKLSSKTSIPVIMMPYGSLRTAEEQEQMFSTLRIMGEATGKQDRAEELISYIKDTIADLQSRTKDIPESDQKTAYVGGVSYAGAHGIISTEPAYPPFLWDNIKNVAGKMGTQHADVAKEAIVDWDPDYLFMDIGTIQTDNEGGIGELKNDPALASLKAVKNGNVYGVLPYNFYSTNYENVLADAYYIGKIVYPDKFADIDPQAKADEIMTKFLGSSPLKDINSQYKNLGLTKLTI
- a CDS encoding FecCD family ABC transporter permease, which gives rise to MHLADGKSPVDYLCYIKTKILCICAGIVLVFLLLILSISVGAVSIPPGEVLFTLLGHNVSSKWDTIIWNIRLPQALTAVVAGIGLSVAGVAMQSILRNPLGSPFTLGISNAGAFGAAMSVIILGSGQMHSTAANAVTINNPYTTTIMAFIFCMIATGIILMISHIRGASPEVMVLTGVALSSLFTAGTMFLQYFASDTQLAAVVFWTFGDVSRANWPELGLMTVLVTLSTTYFLANRWNYNAIDAGNETAKGLGVNVERVRIIGMTVSALITAVIVAFLGVIGFVGLVCPHMVRRIIGDDQRFLIPGSCVMGGILLLASDTVARLIVAPYVLPVAVLTAFMGAPAFIYLIIRGYRR
- a CDS encoding right-handed parallel beta-helix repeat-containing protein, producing the protein MNINPSRFFTSLISVWIVLVLGGLASGSGISFEPGHTGPDYNFSGNYSSGQITVTGAGTYYLTDNLTASLSEYAIQVNTSDVMVDGNRKSVTGTGENGIRSTPEGNNTTITQFSMIAGFGTAIYSQGTGGEISDNSVYSNGCAIVVKGTGTLVTGNNASSNSENGIYVTGNNVHITENIVNDNTWSGINTTGLYNYITSNQVKNNLKNGIACQNDAIITGNTVTGNVRDGILTWDNATISENTVSENQRYGMKTTNNVTFLKNTVNYNHEDGIFTGKNAYVFGNDIFNNLAYGLYVGNYATILDNNISSNEEYGLYAGNYANISDSIVNGNAWGGVVAGNYAGVLNNLVNGNQGSGIDVSNNAQVVNNTVSDNLGTGVFSLHGAEIHHNTITNNYDCGINGWGTANITDNMLKNSTYGLFLPDNSVNVNVTENTISGSTDTGIYIDGGGWNAGSGNIYNNNLINTVSVGGTGYLPYFTWTNPKGPQPGTNVIGGPYIAGNYWGNLNGTGWSDLQEPNVSGYSSIPYEIVRESGVYDTVPLVRSLNTISSTNDKWTINYPHGNISYLHLSNATYIIQAKPGADILNVSIDNEPVGPVSNWTFKNIISDHSISSSGQPTPGQVHAFFALNATWGSAPLTVAFTNQSLGSPTSYFWNFGDGDISTDRDPVHTYTTPGVYSVSLKAFNDQTGGIVMLNNAVTVTAGDVPSPTPTPVPGEITAAFSADQTTGGAPLQVRFTDHSIGNPASWIWDFGDGNLSTLQNVTHTYSSMGSFSVSLTAQNGISTGKLVKTGYIIIT
- a CDS encoding DUF134 domain-containing protein — its product is MAVDPDDYELNAPRRGRPRGRRGPIGCGPLKCYGPQCDIWDEKLRVLLRPDEVEILRLVDLEGLEQEEAAQNLGISRKTLWKDLHEARKKVIDALVNGKTIEILGCSRRSEGICPRKDETVCPKHDGGVCPRGYTIRQGDQSE